One region of Candidatus Omnitrophota bacterium genomic DNA includes:
- a CDS encoding SDR family oxidoreductase, which produces MRILITGGAGFIGSHLCDFLTGKGHNVICMDNLITGKKENISHLLGNKNFKFVNHNVSVKINVSGPVDYVLHFASPASPVDYLMYPIQTLKVGSLGTHNALGLAKAKKAKFLLASTSEVYGDPLVNPQPESYWGNVNPIGPRGVYDEAKRFAEAITMAYHRVHKVDTKIVRIFNTYGPRMRRNDGRAIPNFITQALENKPITVYGKGRQTRSFCYVDDLVRGLYALMLSGLNDPVNIGNPNEETLLDLAKRIISLTGSRSRITYKPLPVDDPKVRRPNIRKARKELKWTPRISLEKGLKETVNFFRFS; this is translated from the coding sequence TTGAGGATACTCATAACAGGCGGCGCCGGTTTCATAGGTTCGCACCTTTGTGATTTTCTTACAGGTAAAGGGCATAATGTCATCTGCATGGATAACCTCATAACCGGCAAAAAGGAGAATATCTCCCATCTCCTCGGCAACAAAAATTTCAAATTCGTAAACCATAACGTCTCCGTAAAAATAAATGTCAGCGGACCGGTCGACTACGTGCTCCATTTCGCCTCTCCCGCGAGCCCTGTCGACTACCTTATGTATCCTATCCAGACCCTGAAAGTCGGAAGCCTCGGTACCCATAACGCATTGGGCCTCGCGAAAGCCAAAAAGGCGAAATTCCTGCTCGCCTCGACGAGCGAAGTATACGGTGACCCGCTGGTAAATCCGCAGCCGGAATCATATTGGGGCAACGTAAACCCGATAGGTCCGAGGGGCGTCTACGACGAGGCGAAACGCTTCGCCGAGGCCATAACGATGGCCTACCACAGGGTGCATAAAGTCGATACGAAGATAGTCCGCATATTCAATACCTATGGCCCGCGGATGCGCAGGAACGACGGCCGCGCGATACCGAATTTCATAACGCAGGCCCTTGAAAATAAGCCGATCACCGTATACGGAAAAGGCAGACAGACAAGGAGTTTTTGTTACGTAGACGACCTCGTAAGGGGGTTATACGCGCTGATGCTCTCCGGCCTGAACGATCCGGTAAACATCGGAAACCCCAACGAGGAGACCCTTCTCGACCTGGCCAAAAGGATCATATCCCTTACCGGGAGCAGGAGCAGGATAACGTATAAGCCCCTCCCTGTAGACGACCCGAAGGTGCGCCGGCCCAATATAAGGAAGGCGAGAAAAGAACTTAAATGGACTCCCAGGATTTCCCTGGAAAAAGGCCTCAAAGAGACGGTTAATTTCTTCAGGTTTTCCTGA
- a CDS encoding winged helix-turn-helix transcriptional regulator produces the protein MPDMEKNSNFLKPNEDMRNLQLLEEISRDSTASQRKLSERLGVALGVTNACLKKMAKKGYIKVKGINHKRISYFLTPEGFSEKTRLTYHFLEYTVHYYINLKKNLSEKLDFISKQGVKRVVFYGAGDVMEVAFVISNEANIELLGIVDDDKAKQGTKKFNFTIGGAETIRDLKPDAIIITSMRYKDEILKRISADEELAKIPVHGL, from the coding sequence ATGCCAGATATGGAAAAGAACAGTAATTTCCTGAAGCCCAATGAGGACATGAGGAATCTCCAGCTGCTTGAGGAGATTTCGAGGGATTCTACCGCTTCCCAGAGGAAGCTTTCCGAGCGGTTAGGCGTAGCCCTGGGCGTGACGAATGCCTGCCTAAAAAAAATGGCAAAAAAGGGCTACATCAAGGTCAAAGGCATAAACCACAAGCGTATATCATATTTTCTCACCCCCGAAGGTTTTTCCGAAAAAACCAGGCTCACCTACCATTTCCTTGAATACACGGTCCACTATTACATAAATCTCAAGAAAAATCTAAGCGAGAAGCTCGACTTTATATCTAAACAGGGCGTAAAACGGGTGGTTTTCTACGGCGCCGGAGACGTCATGGAAGTGGCGTTTGTGATATCAAACGAGGCCAATATTGAGCTTTTGGGGATAGTCGACGACGATAAGGCGAAGCAAGGCACGAAGAAATTCAATTTCACGATAGGCGGGGCGGAAACGATCAGGGACCTTAAGCCCGACGCAATAATAATAACTTCCATGCGTTACAAAGACGAGATCCTCAAGAGAATAAGCGCAGACGAGGAGTTGGCTAAAATACCGGTACATGGTTTATA
- a CDS encoding glycosyltransferase family 2 protein, with translation MNKNPGKISVIIPVYNEEKALKGVLSEITASKGEVDIDEVIVVDDASTDNSGLIAGDSGARVIRHKKNLGYGASLKTGIRNARNEVLVFLDGDGQHNPGDIKKMVEKLNEGNDMVIGERMNARELAESRSLGKFVLKWVTNFIADTEIKDVNCGFRVTRKSVIEKYLGLLSDQFSFSVTSTIVFIKSGLSIEFCRIMARKRQGVSHVKQFRDGSRIIVLILRLIALFDPIRIFFSIGIFLFTIGAGYGAYKFVTVKQGLSIGALIIVISGILSVLLGIICDQIASLRLEKYK, from the coding sequence ATGAACAAAAATCCGGGCAAAATATCTGTGATCATCCCCGTCTACAACGAAGAGAAGGCCCTGAAAGGGGTCTTAAGCGAGATCACAGCGTCAAAAGGAGAGGTTGATATCGACGAGGTCATCGTCGTGGACGACGCCTCTACCGACAACAGCGGGCTCATAGCGGGAGATTCGGGCGCGCGGGTCATCAGGCACAAAAAGAACCTCGGTTACGGGGCTTCGCTGAAGACCGGCATAAGGAATGCCCGCAACGAGGTCCTGGTCTTTTTAGACGGCGACGGCCAGCATAACCCCGGCGATATAAAGAAAATGGTCGAAAAATTGAACGAAGGTAACGACATGGTCATCGGCGAAAGGATGAACGCGCGCGAACTGGCGGAAAGCCGGAGCCTCGGGAAATTCGTTTTGAAATGGGTCACGAATTTTATCGCCGATACGGAGATCAAGGACGTCAACTGCGGTTTCAGGGTCACGAGGAAAAGCGTCATCGAAAAATACCTGGGTTTGTTGTCCGACCAATTTTCGTTCTCGGTCACGTCGACGATCGTTTTCATAAAGAGCGGGCTCTCTATCGAATTCTGCAGGATCATGGCAAGGAAGCGGCAGGGCGTAAGCCACGTAAAGCAGTTTAGGGACGGCAGCCGTATTATCGTATTAATATTGAGGCTGATAGCGCTTTTCGACCCGATAAGGATATTTTTTTCCATCGGCATATTCCTGTTCACTATAGGCGCCGGTTACGGCGCTTACAAATTCGTGACGGTAAAACAGGGCTTATCCATAGGCGCGTTAATAATAGTCATATCCGGCATCCTAAGCGTGCTTTTGGGCATTATTTGCGACCAGATCGCCTCCCTCCGCTTAGAGAAATATAAATAG
- a CDS encoding DegT/DnrJ/EryC1/StrS family aminotransferase has translation MKVPLVDLTRQYRKLQGEVDPAVKSVLEKGIYILGENVAGFEGEAAEYCGTKYAVGVANGTDALELAIKALGIGDGDEVITTPFTFIATTEAICLNGAKPVLVDIEPDTFNIDAGLIEKAITAETKAIIPVHLFGQTCDMDAVMSIAKKRGIRVIEDCAQAIGAGFGSKRAGTFGDIGCFSFFPSKNLGCFGDGGMVTTNDKTLADKVKMLRAHGQSDRYRHETEGRNSRLDELQAAILRIKLRHLDEWNESRRKNARLYNKMFENLSKAGKLTVPAEKKGRKHVYNIYNIRVKGRDGLRESLNAKGIATAVYYPVPLHMQPVYGRLGWKEGEFPVSEEACQEVLALPVFPELEDEEARFVARGVIDFLEGKS, from the coding sequence ATGAAAGTCCCATTGGTGGATCTAACCAGGCAGTACAGGAAATTACAGGGCGAGGTAGACCCGGCCGTGAAGTCCGTCCTCGAGAAAGGTATTTATATCCTCGGGGAAAATGTGGCCGGATTCGAAGGAGAAGCCGCGGAATATTGCGGGACAAAATACGCCGTCGGCGTCGCAAACGGCACCGATGCGCTGGAGCTTGCCATCAAAGCTCTGGGTATCGGGGACGGCGACGAGGTTATCACGACCCCCTTTACCTTTATCGCCACCACAGAGGCTATTTGCCTTAACGGCGCGAAACCCGTCCTCGTCGATATAGAACCGGACACTTTCAACATCGATGCGGGCCTCATAGAAAAGGCCATTACCGCTGAGACCAAAGCGATAATCCCGGTGCATCTCTTCGGACAGACCTGCGATATGGACGCGGTGATGAGCATCGCCAAAAAACGCGGCATTAGGGTCATCGAGGACTGCGCGCAGGCGATAGGCGCCGGGTTCGGATCGAAAAGGGCCGGAACTTTCGGTGATATCGGGTGTTTCAGTTTTTTCCCGAGCAAGAACCTCGGATGTTTCGGCGACGGAGGGATGGTCACGACTAATGATAAGACGCTCGCCGACAAGGTAAAAATGCTGCGTGCCCACGGGCAATCCGACAGGTATCGCCACGAGACAGAAGGCCGCAACAGCAGGTTGGATGAGCTCCAGGCGGCGATATTGAGGATAAAATTGCGACATCTCGACGAATGGAACGAATCCCGCCGCAAAAACGCGCGGCTTTATAATAAAATGTTCGAAAATTTAAGCAAGGCAGGAAAATTAACGGTCCCCGCAGAGAAAAAAGGCCGGAAGCACGTATATAATATATATAACATAAGGGTAAAAGGAAGGGACGGATTGAGGGAGTCGCTTAACGCGAAAGGTATCGCTACAGCGGTATATTACCCGGTACCGCTCCATATGCAGCCTGTCTACGGCCGGCTCGGGTGGAAGGAAGGCGAATTCCCGGTGAGCGAAGAGGCGTGTCAAGAGGTATTGGCCCTTCCCGTCTTCCCGGAACTGGAAGATGAAGAAGCCCGTTTCGTCGCGCGGGGTGTGATAGATTTTCTGGAGGGAAAGAGTTGA
- the asnB gene encoding asparagine synthase (glutamine-hydrolyzing), whose amino-acid sequence MCGICGFAVKKLDFDARDRLMSMNGPMIRRGPDEEGYFLKDGAGLAVRRLSIVDLSGGSQPIHNENKDIWVTANAEIYNFYDLAERLRSKGHKFYTKSDVEVIAHAYEEWGVDFLGQIRGMFAISIWDDRLKCLVLARDRFGIKPLVYMPVDDGIYFSSEIRSLEACRGLGLKVDPQSLYMYLSFNYVVQPRTIYEGVKCLQPAHYLVYKEGKIEERRYWDAGSSALARPGGKQQKEDEVDSAIDESVKAHLIGDVPIGIFLSGGIDSSIVLRHFSRYQDNIPAFSVGFSEPSHDETRFSRIVSERYGAEHFVDIIDGGRFLREFPEIVSGLDEPFADSSMVGVHFLAKMANKRVKVVLTGEGGDEVFGGYDTYIADAIAPYYRMLPGFIKNAASGVAGLLPVSGKKVGIDEKLRRFVKFADREPSYSHLYWRRIFDDRDIRQLASPEVASEKTLSELDDFYRPYFERSDRLKGVSKYKYLDLNTYLPSDMLTKVDRMCMANSVEARVPLLDHIFIEKVFGHQSKKLLRKILAEDLPACVTSRKKEGFNMPLRKWLKEERGFRDLLFDETDKLCRLSEVKFDADYVRSLYASHASGKEDNAYKLYNLLVFSMWRNSRGNN is encoded by the coding sequence ATGTGCGGTATATGCGGGTTCGCCGTTAAGAAGCTGGATTTTGACGCCCGGGATAGGCTCATGTCCATGAACGGGCCGATGATCCGCCGGGGTCCGGACGAAGAAGGTTATTTCCTGAAGGACGGGGCGGGGCTGGCCGTCAGGAGGTTAAGCATAGTGGACCTGAGCGGCGGAAGCCAGCCGATCCATAACGAAAATAAAGATATTTGGGTGACGGCAAATGCCGAGATATATAATTTTTACGATCTCGCGGAAAGATTGAGAAGCAAAGGGCATAAATTTTACACAAAAAGCGACGTTGAAGTAATCGCGCATGCTTACGAGGAATGGGGAGTAGATTTCTTAGGCCAGATCAGGGGCATGTTCGCCATAAGTATATGGGACGACCGCTTAAAATGCCTGGTACTGGCCAGGGACAGGTTCGGCATAAAACCTCTCGTCTATATGCCGGTAGATGACGGGATATATTTTTCCTCAGAAATACGTTCTTTGGAGGCCTGCCGGGGATTGGGCCTGAAGGTAGACCCGCAGAGCCTCTATATGTATCTTAGCTTTAACTACGTAGTGCAACCCCGCACCATCTATGAAGGCGTAAAATGCCTCCAGCCCGCCCATTATCTGGTATATAAAGAAGGAAAAATAGAGGAGCGCCGCTACTGGGATGCCGGGTCATCGGCGTTGGCGCGTCCAGGCGGAAAACAGCAGAAAGAGGATGAGGTTGATTCCGCAATAGATGAATCGGTAAAGGCGCACCTGATAGGCGATGTCCCGATTGGCATCTTCCTCAGCGGAGGCATAGATTCCAGTATTGTATTGCGCCATTTTTCGCGTTACCAGGATAACATCCCCGCCTTCTCCGTAGGGTTTTCCGAACCTTCGCATGATGAGACCAGGTTTTCCCGCATAGTAAGCGAGCGCTACGGCGCCGAGCATTTTGTAGATATTATAGACGGCGGGAGATTCCTCAGAGAATTTCCCGAGATCGTCTCCGGGCTCGATGAGCCGTTTGCCGATTCTTCGATGGTGGGGGTCCATTTCCTCGCCAAAATGGCCAATAAGCGCGTTAAAGTCGTCCTGACAGGTGAGGGAGGCGATGAGGTCTTCGGCGGTTACGACACTTATATCGCGGATGCCATAGCCCCGTATTACAGGATGCTCCCCGGTTTTATCAAGAATGCCGCTTCAGGGGTAGCCGGCCTGTTACCCGTATCGGGCAAGAAAGTAGGAATCGACGAAAAGTTGAGGCGGTTCGTGAAGTTCGCGGACCGGGAACCGTCCTACTCGCACCTTTATTGGAGGCGGATATTCGATGACCGGGATATCCGGCAATTGGCATCGCCGGAAGTCGCGAGCGAAAAAACCCTGTCCGAACTCGATGATTTTTACCGGCCGTATTTCGAAAGGTCGGACAGGCTAAAAGGCGTCAGTAAATACAAATATCTCGACCTGAATACATACCTGCCGAGCGACATGCTGACGAAGGTAGACAGGATGTGCATGGCCAATTCCGTAGAGGCAAGGGTCCCCCTCCTGGACCATATTTTCATAGAAAAAGTTTTCGGGCACCAGAGCAAAAAATTGTTGCGGAAGATACTGGCCGAAGACCTGCCCGCCTGCGTCACTTCCCGTAAGAAGGAAGGGTTTAATATGCCGCTAAGAAAATGGTTAAAAGAGGAGCGCGGTTTCAGGGACCTGTTATTCGACGAAACGGATAAATTATGCCGCCTCTCGGAGGTAAAATTCGACGCGGATTACGTAAGGTCATTATATGCAAGTCATGCGTCAGGGAAGGAAGACAACGCTTACAAGCTGTATAATTTATTAGTTTTCTCCATGTGGAGGAACTCCCGTGGTAATAACTAA
- a CDS encoding methyltransferase domain-containing protein, which yields MRQVELLRSVGCNTEGKTLLETGPGWMPAIPVIFYLSGCRKIILIDIQRLITKRMMIKTVEGLRGYRETISAGLKIPIPEIERKLAIDKGLTLEKMLESFNMQYIAPCDIEDAGLPDKSVDIIISRATLEHIPEEAIPGIARVFNRILKDSGKMCHIIDNSDHWAHNDSGIPKLNYLKFSENIHKIILSLDRLDYQNRLRHFEYVEIFKKAGFKLDHEESEADKTALNELKGIEICKRYKDIPSQELAKLVSYIVASKA from the coding sequence ATGCGGCAAGTCGAATTATTGCGTTCCGTCGGCTGTAATACAGAGGGTAAGACTTTGCTGGAAACCGGACCGGGCTGGATGCCGGCGATCCCCGTCATTTTTTACCTCTCAGGGTGCAGGAAGATAATATTAATAGACATACAAAGGCTGATCACCAAAAGGATGATGATAAAGACCGTAGAAGGCCTCCGGGGCTACAGGGAGACGATCTCCGCCGGGCTGAAGATCCCTATCCCTGAAATTGAAAGAAAACTGGCGATAGATAAAGGCCTTACCTTGGAGAAGATGCTGGAAAGTTTTAATATGCAATATATTGCGCCGTGCGATATCGAGGACGCCGGCCTGCCGGACAAGTCCGTCGATATTATAATATCGCGGGCGACCCTGGAGCATATACCGGAGGAGGCGATCCCGGGCATAGCCAGGGTTTTTAACCGGATACTGAAGGATAGCGGCAAGATGTGCCATATTATCGACAATTCCGACCACTGGGCGCATAACGACAGTGGCATCCCGAAGCTTAACTACCTTAAGTTCAGCGAGAATATCCATAAGATCATCTTATCGCTGGACCGCCTGGATTACCAAAACCGTTTAAGGCATTTTGAGTATGTTGAGATCTTCAAAAAGGCGGGATTTAAGCTCGACCACGAGGAATCCGAGGCCGATAAGACAGCTTTAAATGAGTTAAAAGGCATCGAGATCTGCAAAAGGTACAAGGATATTCCAAGCCAGGAATTGGCAAAATTGGTATCATACATAGTTGCATCCAAGGCATAA
- a CDS encoding methyltransferase domain-containing protein has translation MPSFREIVDFMTFPLRAVTLFEEDKWGLSSLASERFSYARKEVLGYCLDVGCGRHNKFIAEYLKGNGKGIDVYRYEGLSEENVIKDTSHFPFDDRSFDSATFIANLNHIPRPLRDVELREAYRCLKDRGNIIVTMGDPLAEILVHKVVMLYDKIFGTHHDVDSERGMSGDEEYYLTAAEITGRLKAAGFVNIKKKYFWTQWYLNALYVAWKK, from the coding sequence ATGCCGTCTTTCAGGGAGATCGTGGACTTCATGACTTTTCCGCTGCGCGCGGTCACTCTATTCGAGGAAGACAAATGGGGGTTATCCTCGCTCGCTTCGGAAAGGTTCTCTTACGCAAGGAAAGAGGTTCTCGGATATTGCCTTGATGTAGGATGCGGCAGGCACAATAAGTTCATCGCGGAATACTTGAAGGGGAACGGGAAGGGCATAGATGTATACCGGTATGAGGGGCTTTCGGAAGAGAATGTCATAAAAGACACTTCCCATTTCCCTTTTGACGACCGCAGCTTCGATTCGGCCACTTTTATCGCGAACCTGAACCACATACCCAGGCCTTTAAGGGATGTTGAGTTGCGGGAGGCGTACCGTTGCCTGAAGGATAGGGGCAATATTATCGTCACGATGGGTGACCCGCTGGCCGAGATCCTGGTGCACAAGGTCGTAATGCTGTACGATAAAATTTTCGGCACGCACCACGATGTGGATTCGGAGAGGGGGATGTCCGGCGATGAGGAGTATTACCTTACCGCCGCAGAGATCACCGGGAGGCTTAAAGCCGCCGGTTTCGTAAATATTAAAAAGAAATATTTTTGGACGCAATGGTATTTGAACGCGCTCTATGTAGCATGGAAAAAATGA
- a CDS encoding O-antigen ligase family protein translates to MVITKILLSLFIALMPFVKMPSLPYFQRKIQYTEIVFIFLFLWVVYQAVKRGISLKRGIPNLYSLVFLLTTFAVSLFLAKPRLVDFIEYSGIAYLCVMYIAIVISVRDEIDWYYYLRVWAWTSASVCVLGLMGYAAACATGAPNSLVPTLNPQSELIFFPGAVHFDLRITSTFSNPNMLAAYLITGTAVILLLMKKRIKDGKKAGIYLALLCLHILAAALTKSRTASGVFLLATAGLFMLTPVRKYALLKISASLFTLLYSALALATVVIWVFPVQLNPLKMTTKNTEYYLQSEAGLKMWKDHPIFGVGPGRYNRNLADYFDWDKARESIFDPDDPLWRTKDPHSTYFGWAAETGIAGLLAILVLLGSHMGLAMKSGDTRIIAAGIIAFLLVGFSIDILPMRYLWFLLGMNGAYAYIVRPKIKV, encoded by the coding sequence GTGGTAATAACTAAGATCCTGTTAAGCCTTTTTATCGCGCTGATGCCTTTCGTAAAGATGCCCTCGCTCCCGTATTTCCAGCGCAAGATACAGTATACGGAAATAGTGTTCATCTTTTTGTTCCTCTGGGTCGTTTACCAGGCCGTCAAACGGGGAATATCTCTGAAACGCGGGATCCCAAACCTCTATTCCCTGGTTTTCTTATTAACGACATTTGCGGTCTCGCTTTTCCTGGCTAAACCGCGGCTGGTAGATTTCATAGAATATTCGGGGATAGCATACCTGTGCGTCATGTATATCGCGATCGTTATTTCGGTCAGGGACGAAATCGACTGGTACTATTATTTACGTGTGTGGGCGTGGACAAGCGCGTCCGTATGCGTATTGGGATTGATGGGGTATGCCGCTGCCTGCGCCACAGGCGCGCCTAATTCGCTCGTGCCTACACTTAATCCGCAGTCTGAATTGATATTTTTCCCAGGCGCGGTCCATTTTGATTTGAGGATTACCTCTACATTCAGCAACCCGAACATGCTCGCCGCGTATTTGATAACAGGCACAGCCGTCATACTTTTGCTTATGAAAAAGAGGATAAAGGACGGCAAAAAGGCCGGGATATACCTTGCGTTGCTGTGCCTGCACATATTGGCGGCCGCCCTGACGAAAAGCAGGACCGCGTCGGGAGTATTTTTGCTGGCTACGGCGGGTTTGTTCATGTTAACGCCTGTCAGGAAATACGCGCTATTAAAGATCTCCGCAAGCCTTTTCACCCTTTTATATTCCGCGCTGGCTTTAGCGACGGTAGTGATCTGGGTCTTTCCGGTGCAGCTTAACCCGCTTAAGATGACCACGAAAAACACGGAATATTACCTGCAGTCGGAGGCCGGGTTAAAGATGTGGAAAGACCACCCGATTTTCGGGGTGGGGCCGGGCAGGTATAACCGCAATCTGGCGGATTACTTCGATTGGGATAAGGCGAGAGAGTCTATATTCGACCCGGACGACCCTTTATGGAGGACTAAAGACCCTCACTCCACGTATTTTGGCTGGGCCGCGGAAACGGGGATAGCGGGCCTGCTGGCCATATTGGTTTTATTGGGTTCCCACATGGGGCTGGCCATGAAGTCCGGCGACACAAGGATAATAGCGGCGGGGATAATAGCTTTCTTGCTGGTGGGGTTCAGCATTGATATTTTGCCGATGCGCTACCTTTGGTTCCTTTTGGGTATGAACGGTGCATACGCGTATATTGTCAGGCCTAAAATAAAGGTATAA
- a CDS encoding SDR family oxidoreductase: MARYLVTGGAGFIGSNIVDELVRRREDVKVLDDFSSGKKENLGKVSGKIELVEGDIRDTALLKKALKGCDYVIHQAALRSVPKSLQNPQLYDDVNVKGTLNVLFASRENKVKRVVFASSSSVYGDALKLPQSEDQIPQPISPYAATKLAGEHYCRVFAKSYGLETVALRYFNVFGPRQSLESEYAVVIPKFIVCILKGEQPPVDGDGKQSRDFTYVDNVVEANLTAAIREGASGEVFNVACGKAYNLLELVKFLNEIIGKDIKPKFMPPRPGDVKHTLADVAKMKKLLKFDPKVDFVLGLRKTVEYFRSVNGKI, translated from the coding sequence ATGGCCAGGTATCTAGTCACCGGTGGCGCGGGATTCATCGGTTCCAATATCGTCGATGAGCTGGTGCGCCGCCGCGAAGATGTCAAAGTCCTCGACGATTTCTCATCGGGAAAAAAGGAGAACCTCGGGAAGGTATCCGGCAAGATAGAATTGGTCGAAGGGGACATACGCGATACCGCCCTGTTGAAAAAAGCACTCAAGGGATGCGATTATGTCATACATCAGGCCGCGCTGCGTTCCGTGCCAAAGTCCCTGCAGAACCCGCAATTATATGACGACGTTAACGTCAAGGGCACCCTTAACGTCCTGTTCGCTTCCCGGGAGAACAAGGTAAAAAGGGTCGTCTTTGCGTCTTCCAGCTCGGTCTACGGTGATGCGCTTAAACTCCCGCAGAGCGAAGACCAGATACCCCAGCCTATATCCCCTTACGCGGCCACCAAGCTCGCCGGCGAACATTACTGCAGGGTATTCGCGAAGTCATACGGCCTCGAGACCGTAGCCTTGCGGTATTTCAACGTCTTCGGCCCGCGGCAATCGCTTGAATCCGAATATGCCGTTGTCATACCCAAGTTCATTGTCTGCATACTTAAAGGCGAGCAGCCTCCGGTTGACGGGGACGGGAAACAGAGCCGGGATTTCACTTATGTAGACAATGTCGTAGAGGCAAACCTTACCGCGGCGATTCGCGAAGGAGCGTCCGGCGAAGTATTCAATGTCGCGTGCGGAAAGGCATATAACCTCCTCGAATTGGTCAAGTTCCTGAACGAGATCATCGGTAAGGATATAAAGCCCAAGTTCATGCCTCCGCGCCCCGGCGACGTCAAACACACCCTGGCGGACGTGGCGAAGATGAAGAAACTTTTAAAATTCGATCCCAAAGTGGATTTTGTCCTTGGGTTAAGGAAGACCGTGGAGTATTTCAGGTCGGTGAACGGAAAAATCTGA
- a CDS encoding radical SAM protein: MNPKKLKILLMEPLYPSKAAWGSVKSQKGYLPPMGMISIYTRLKYRGYDVEFLDTILEDLHEASLAARLRSARYDVVALPVYTPTADYAFATGAFVKKVLPDCKLVMGNIHVTTMPELSMQQCPEIDFIILQEGENTLEELVLSLAGGDNNRSGIKGLVYRDGKRIAVNPPRGFIDDLDSLPPGLYSDIDLKRYVPHPSQYVTLPSYPFITQRGCPYCCTYCGASIISGKKARRYTPERVIEELRVLKDEKGARGIYFQDSTFTMNRAYIMKLMDLMIKAKLGLKWICNTRADTVDPELLDAMYKAGGRKIVLGIESGNQASLDIVQKNTTVEKQTRGVEWIRKAGFKYVTSFIICLPGETEEMVRNTIRYAKTLNAEMAMFYLPVPYPGTALYERCKADGGLRQDAKWSDFLSIDFDNPVYINPNFGIEGMKYWYKRAFLEYYGSPRIWLANLRSMDTTEDFRRLMRGGQALISLVAKNAFFYIRHQFEMLASRKKR; encoded by the coding sequence ATGAACCCAAAAAAACTTAAGATCTTATTGATGGAGCCGTTATACCCGTCAAAAGCCGCCTGGGGCAGCGTTAAAAGCCAAAAAGGCTACCTGCCGCCTATGGGAATGATCTCGATATATACCCGGCTTAAATATCGCGGCTACGATGTCGAGTTCCTCGATACCATCCTGGAGGACCTTCACGAGGCGTCCCTTGCCGCCCGCCTCCGCAGCGCCCGGTACGATGTAGTCGCATTGCCGGTATACACCCCCACGGCCGATTATGCTTTCGCGACAGGTGCATTCGTAAAGAAGGTCCTGCCGGATTGCAAGCTTGTCATGGGCAATATCCATGTGACGACGATGCCGGAATTAAGCATGCAGCAGTGTCCTGAGATAGACTTCATAATCCTCCAGGAGGGAGAGAATACTTTAGAGGAGTTGGTGCTATCCTTGGCCGGGGGGGATAACAACCGTTCGGGCATCAAGGGCCTGGTTTATAGGGACGGGAAGAGGATAGCTGTTAATCCGCCTCGCGGCTTCATAGACGACCTCGATAGCCTGCCCCCGGGGCTTTACAGCGACATTGATCTAAAACGATATGTCCCGCATCCGTCCCAATATGTGACATTACCCAGTTACCCGTTCATAACGCAGCGCGGCTGTCCTTATTGCTGCACTTATTGCGGCGCGTCTATAATCTCGGGTAAGAAAGCGCGGCGCTATACGCCGGAACGCGTTATTGAGGAATTGAGGGTCCTTAAAGACGAGAAAGGCGCGCGCGGAATATATTTCCAGGATTCCACATTTACGATGAACAGGGCTTATATAATGAAATTAATGGATCTCATGATAAAGGCAAAACTGGGCCTGAAATGGATATGCAACACGCGCGCCGACACCGTCGACCCGGAGCTTTTGGACGCCATGTACAAGGCGGGAGGGAGGAAGATCGTCCTGGGCATAGAATCAGGGAACCAGGCGTCGCTCGATATCGTCCAAAAGAACACTACCGTCGAGAAACAGACCCGCGGCGTGGAATGGATACGTAAGGCCGGCTTCAAGTATGTTACCAGCTTTATTATCTGCCTGCCCGGCGAGACGGAAGAGATGGTCCGCAACACTATCCGTTATGCCAAGACGTTAAACGCGGAGATGGCGATGTTTTACCTGCCGGTGCCGTATCCGGGGACAGCCCTGTATGAACGTTGCAAGGCGGACGGCGGTTTGCGCCAGGATGCCAAATGGAGCGATTTCTTATCCATCGATTTCGATAACCCCGTATACATAAACCCGAATTTCGGGATCGAGGGAATGAAATATTGGTACAAGCGCGCTTTTTTGGAATATTACGGTTCCCCCCGCATATGGCTGGCGAACCTGAGGTCCATGGATACAACGGAAGATTTCCGGCGCCTCATGCGCGGCGGGCAAGCGCTAATCTCGCTCGTTGCCAAGAACGCGTTTTTCTATATCCGCCATCAGTTTGAAATGCTCGCCTCCCGTAAAAAAAGATGA